The following coding sequences lie in one Lolium perenne isolate Kyuss_39 chromosome 2, Kyuss_2.0, whole genome shotgun sequence genomic window:
- the LOC127335994 gene encoding putative cis-zeatin O-glucosyltransferase: protein MGSENHAAMESVAVVAVPFPAQGHLNQLLHLSLQLASRGVEVDVHYAAPAAHIRQARARVHGWDQEALRSIQFHDLGISSYASPPPDPTADSPFPSHILPLFDAYITGARAPLAELLHELSASHRRVVVVHDRLNAFADEEAARLPNGEAFGLHCLAASILVGQINAKLLRDNDLAFRGVEHYAPKEFLECARRARPSSKISPGAGILTNTCRALEGDFVDVVAEHVAADGKKIFAIGPLNPLLPASASKQGKQRHECLDWLDKQPPASVLYVSFGTTSSLRAEQIEELAAALRGSKQRFIWVLRDADRGDIFAEGAGVSRHEKLLSEFTRDTEGTGLVITGWAPQLEILAHSATAAFMSHCGWNSTVESLSHGKPILAWPMHCDQPWDAELVCNYLKAGILVRPWEKHGQVIAAKAIQEVIEEAMISDEGMAMQRRAMLLGDAVRASVADGGSSRKDLEDFIAYITR from the coding sequence ATGGGGAGCGAGAACCACGCGGCAATGGAGTCTGTGGCCGTCGTGGCGGTGCCGTTCCCGGCGCAGGGCCACCTGAACCAGCTGCTGCACCTGTCGCTGCAGCTCGCGTCGCGCGGGGTGGAGGTGGACGTGCACTACGCCGCGCCGGCGGCACATATCCGTCAGGCTCGCGCGCGCGTGCACGGCTGGGACCAGGAGGCGCTCCGCTCCATCCAGTTCCACGACCTTGGCATCTCCAGCTACGCCTCCCCGCCTCCGGACCCCACCGCCGACTCCCCGTTCCCGTCCCACATCCTGCCCCTCTTCGACGCCTACATCACCGGCGCGCGCGCCCCGCTCGCGGAACTACTCCACGAGCTCTCTGCTTCCCACCGCCGCGTCGTCGTCGTGCACGACCGCCTCAACGCCTTCGCCGACGAGGAGGCGGCGCGGTTGCCTAACGGCGAGGCGTTCGGGCTGCACTGCTTGGCCGCGTCCATCCTCGTTGGGCAAATCAACGCCAAGCTGCTGCGTGACAACGACCTCGCCTTCAGGGGCGTCGAGCACTACGCGCCCAAGGAGTTCCTGGAGTGCGCCAGGCGGGCGAGACCGTCGAGTAAGATCTCTCCTGGCGCAGGCATCCTGACCAACACATGCCGCGCCCTCGAGGGTGACTTCGTCGACGTCGTCGCCGAGCACGTGGCCGCCGACGGCAAGAAGATCTTCGCCATCGGTCCGTTGAATCCGCTTCTCCCCGCGAGCGCGTCGAAGCAGGGCAAGCAGCGGCACGAGTGCCTCGATTGGCTCGACAAGCAGCCCCCGGCGTCCGTGCTCTACGTGTCCTTCGGCACCACGTCGTCGCTACGAGCGGAGCAGATCGAAGAGCTCGCCGCAGCACTTCGCGGCAGCAAGCAGCGGTTCATCTGGGTGTTGCGCGATGCCGACCGCGGCGACATATTCGCGGAGGGCGCCGGCGTGAGCCGCCACGAGAAGCTGCTGTCAGAGTTCACCAGGGACACGGAAGGGACGGGGCTGGTGATCACCGGGTGGGCGCCGCAACTGGAGATCCTGGCGCACAGCGCAACGGCGGCGTTCATGAGCCACTGCGGTTGGAACTCGACGGTGGAGAGCCTGAGCCACGGCAAACCGATCCTCGCCTGGCCCATGCACTGCGACCAGCCGTGGGACGCGGAGCTTGTCTGCAACTACCTCAAGGCCGGCATCCTGGTGCGCCCCTGGGAGAAGCACGGCCAGGTGATTGCGGCCAAGGCCATTCAGGAAGTCATCGAGGAAGCCATGATCTCTGACGAAGGAATGGCTATGCAGCGACGGGCGATGCTGCTCGGGGACGCAGTCCGCGCCTCCGTCGCTGATGGCGGTTCCTCTCGCAAAGATTTGGAGGACTTCATAGCTTACATCACAAGGTGA
- the LOC127335995 gene encoding putative cis-zeatin O-glucosyltransferase, with product MGSENHATESVAVVAVPFPAQGHLNQLLHLSLQLASRGVEVDVHYAAPAQHVRQARARVHGWGDEALRSIKFHPLSISSYVSPPPDPTAASPFPSHLMPLFETYTAEARAPLAALLQELCGSHRRVVVVHDRINAYAVEEAARLPNCEAFGLHCLAVSMLVGQIDAQLLRENGLAFSGVERHTTDEFMDYVRRARPPKQISPGAGLLANTCHALEGDFVDAVAGHLAADGKKIFAIGPLNPLFPASASMPGKQRHECLDWLDKQPPASVLYVSFGTTSSLRAEQIEELAAALRGSKQRFIWVLRDADRGDIFAEDAAESCHEKLLSEFTKDTEGTGLVITGWAPQLEILAHGSTAAFMSHCGWNSTMESLSHGKPILAWPMHCDQPWDAELVCNYLKAGVLVRPWEKHGEVIAAKAIQDVIEEVMLSERGMALQQRAAALGNGVRASVADGGSSRKDLDDFMAYITR from the coding sequence ATGGGGAGCGAGAACCACGCAACGGAGTCTGTGGCCGTCGTGGCGGTGCCGTTCCCGGCGCAGGGCCACCTGAACCAGCTGCTGCACCTGTCGCTGCAGCTCGCGTCGCGCGGGGTGGAGGTGGACGTGCACTACGCCGCGCCCGCGCAGCACGTCCGGCAGGCTCGCGCGCGCGTGCACggctggggcgacgaggcgctccGGTCGATCAAGTTCCACCCCCTGAGCATCTCCTCCTACGTCTCCCCGCCTCCAGACCCCACCGCCGCCTCGCCATTCCCCTCCCACCTCATGCCCCTGTTCGAGACCTACACCGCCGAGGCGCGCGCTCCGCTCGCGGCGCTACTCCAGGAGCTCTGCGGTTCCCACCGCCGCGTCGTCGTCGTGCACGACCGCATCAACGCCTACGCCgtcgaggaggcggcgcggctgcCCAACTGCGAGGCGTTCGGGCTGCACTGCTTAGCCGTGTCCATGCTTGTTGGGCAAATCGACGCCCAGCTACTGCGTGAGAACGGCCTGGCTTTCAGCGGCGTCGAGCGCCATACGACAGACGAGTTCATGGACTACGTCAGGCGGGCGAGACCGCCGAAGCAGATCTCGCCTGGCGCAGGCCTCCTGGCCAACACATGCCACGCGCTCGAGGGTGATTTCGTCGACGCCGTCGCCGGCCACCTGGCGGCCGACGGCAAGAAGATCTTCGCCATCGGACCATTGAACCCGCTTTTCCCCGCGAGCGCGTCCATGCCGGGCAAGCAGCGGCACGAGTGCCTCGACTGGCTCGACAAGCAGCCCCCGGCGTCGGTGCTCTACGTGTCCTTCGGCACGACATCGTCTCTGCGAGCGGAGCAGATCGAAGAGCTCGCCGCAGCACTGCGGGGCAGCAAGCAGCGGTTCATCTGGGTGCTGCGCGACGCCGACCGCGGAGACATATTCGCGGAGGACGCCGCCGAGAGCTGCCACGAGAAGCTGCTGTCAGAGTTCACCAAGGACACGGAAGGGACGGGGCTGGTGATCACCGGGTGGGCGCCGCAGCTGGAGATCCTGGCGCACGGCTCAACGGCGGCATTCATGAGCCACTGCGGCTGGAACTCCACCATGGAGAGCCTGAGCCACGGCAAGCCGATTCTCGCCTGGCCAATGCACTGCGACCAGCCCTGGGACGCGGAGCTTGTCTGCAACTACCTCAAGGCCGGCGTCCTCGTGCGTCCCTGGGAGAAGCACGGCGAGGTGATTGCGGCCAAGGCCATTCAGGATGTCATCGAGGAGGTCATGCTCTCTGAAAGAGGAATGGCTCTACAGCAACGGGCGGCGGCACTCGGGAACGGCGTCCGCGCCTCCGTGGCCGACGGCGGTTCTTCTCGTAAAGACCTGGATGACTTCATGGCTTACATCACAAGGTGA